A portion of the Andreesenia angusta genome contains these proteins:
- a CDS encoding HEAT repeat domain-containing protein codes for MILKEYVKNLFFIMLAVNVIMFTFLLARKILYKEIERRRNEIKLVYEPKILSYIATGDRSGLSGDLGFLEKRVLKDMILQYSKVLKNGKKDDLIALLDRDKIVRSIRKKLESRDKWKRKIGAYEAGELNISEVARTLIDLVDGDEREQVYVASNALLKVGGPSYICRVLNRCLDEAIMEKSNMMYLIETIDEDIEDILLNLMRWDNLYLRTIALEACGRRQYRGILEWIFKGFEDSNKEIRISSLKGALSFKEFPYMEHFESLTRLVDDEAWEVRHFLAKNLKKVDDPRVIIMLKSLMKDENWSVRSSSGQSLLQKGDVGIEALVEMLDSEDRFAREKAREIVQREMLQNGLIGTIRSENLDLAVRLTEKMNITILEEFEEYEQN; via the coding sequence GTGATTTTAAAAGAATACGTAAAAAACCTTTTCTTCATCATGCTTGCAGTCAATGTCATCATGTTCACTTTTCTGCTTGCAAGAAAGATATTGTATAAGGAAATAGAGCGCAGGAGAAATGAAATAAAACTGGTCTATGAACCAAAAATTCTCAGCTATATAGCTACAGGAGACAGGAGCGGTCTTTCAGGAGATCTGGGATTTCTGGAGAAAAGAGTGTTGAAAGATATGATACTACAGTACAGCAAAGTCCTGAAAAACGGGAAGAAGGACGACCTCATAGCGCTTCTAGACAGGGACAAGATAGTCAGGTCCATAAGAAAAAAACTGGAGAGCAGAGACAAGTGGAAGAGAAAGATAGGTGCATACGAGGCTGGGGAGCTGAATATATCCGAAGTCGCAAGGACGCTTATAGACCTGGTGGACGGAGATGAAAGAGAGCAAGTGTATGTAGCATCCAACGCCCTTTTGAAGGTAGGAGGCCCCTCGTACATATGCAGGGTCTTGAACAGGTGTCTTGACGAGGCGATAATGGAGAAGAGCAATATGATGTACCTTATAGAGACTATAGACGAAGACATAGAGGATATACTGCTCAACTTGATGAGATGGGACAACCTATACTTAAGGACTATAGCCCTCGAGGCCTGTGGCAGAAGGCAGTACAGGGGGATACTGGAGTGGATATTTAAAGGGTTTGAAGACTCGAACAAGGAGATAAGGATATCCTCTCTGAAAGGAGCTTTGAGCTTCAAAGAATTCCCCTATATGGAGCACTTCGAATCGCTCACAAGGCTTGTGGACGATGAAGCCTGGGAAGTCAGGCATTTCCTGGCAAAGAACCTGAAGAAAGTGGACGATCCCAGGGTGATTATCATGCTGAAGTCCCTTATGAAGGACGAAAACTGGTCTGTCAGAAGCAGTTCAGGGCAGTCGCTTCTCCAAAAGGGAGATGTAGGCATAGAGGCTTTAGTGGAGATGCTGGACTCCGAAGACAGGTTTGCAAGGGAGAAGGCCAGGGAGATAGTGCAGCGAGAGATGCTTCAGAACGGGCTTATAGGAACTATCCGCTCGGAGAATCTCGACCTGGCTGTAAGACTTACTGAAAAAATGAATATAACTATTCTAGAGGAGTTTGAAGAATATGAGCAGAACTGA
- a CDS encoding glycosyltransferase family 2 protein, which yields MSRTEIVPLIVLWFNYLIVFYIGFINIVYTLLLLGSTKEMYIYHKKIKYWSDQEMIDSNYTPPLSILVPCHNEEDTIVDNVKALMNLEYREYEIVIVNDGSTDNTLKVLRENFDFKLSDIPYRRQIETERVKSIYISTIYDNIVLVNKENGGKADALNAGINICKYPLFTAIDADSIIERSSLIKVIRPFIEDPEVIASGGIVRPINDSEVDNGFLQSIRLPKSSLARFQVVEYLRAFLFGRISWSAVNSLLIVSGAFGVFQKRVTISAGGYTKDTIGEDMELVTKIHRIMKERGENYKIVFVPDPVCWTQVPEDMKTLKSQRQRWHKGLIDTVLNHKKMIFNANYGTVGLLGMPYYLLIEIVGVLVEVFGYAFAIISFIYGIVDLEFAIVFLGVSVLYGIFLSLGAVFLEEYNFKKYDKISDYLLLVLYGILENFGYRQIVTVWRFTAFFKYRRNHKVWGDMKRKKFTQS from the coding sequence ATGAGCAGAACTGAGATTGTACCTTTGATCGTGCTTTGGTTTAACTACCTTATAGTATTCTACATAGGGTTTATAAACATAGTCTATACGCTACTGCTGCTGGGCTCTACAAAGGAGATGTATATATATCACAAGAAGATAAAGTACTGGTCTGACCAAGAGATGATAGACTCAAACTACACTCCGCCTCTATCCATACTCGTTCCTTGCCACAATGAAGAGGACACAATAGTGGACAACGTAAAGGCGCTTATGAACCTGGAGTACAGGGAATATGAGATAGTCATAGTGAACGATGGATCTACTGACAATACACTTAAAGTGCTCAGAGAGAATTTCGATTTCAAGCTGAGCGACATCCCCTACAGAAGGCAGATAGAGACCGAAAGAGTCAAGTCGATATATATATCTACCATATACGACAACATAGTGCTGGTGAACAAAGAGAACGGGGGAAAGGCAGATGCCTTGAACGCAGGTATAAACATATGCAAATACCCTCTTTTCACGGCCATAGACGCGGACTCCATAATAGAGAGGTCTTCACTTATAAAGGTCATAAGGCCGTTTATAGAGGACCCGGAGGTCATAGCTTCAGGAGGGATAGTCAGGCCTATAAACGATTCAGAAGTTGACAACGGATTTCTGCAGAGCATAAGGCTTCCGAAAAGCAGCTTGGCCAGATTCCAGGTTGTAGAATATTTAAGGGCGTTTCTGTTCGGAAGGATAAGCTGGAGCGCCGTGAACTCACTGCTTATAGTGTCTGGTGCTTTCGGTGTTTTTCAGAAGAGAGTCACAATATCTGCTGGAGGGTATACAAAGGACACTATAGGGGAAGACATGGAGCTTGTGACCAAGATCCACAGGATCATGAAGGAGCGAGGGGAGAATTACAAGATAGTCTTCGTTCCAGACCCAGTGTGCTGGACACAGGTTCCAGAGGACATGAAGACTCTGAAGTCCCAGCGCCAGAGATGGCATAAAGGGCTGATAGACACGGTGCTAAACCACAAGAAAATGATATTCAACGCAAACTACGGAACAGTTGGGCTGTTGGGAATGCCATACTACTTACTTATAGAGATAGTTGGTGTCTTAGTTGAGGTCTTCGGATATGCATTCGCCATAATATCCTTTATATACGGCATAGTAGACCTAGAGTTTGCGATAGTGTTTCTAGGTGTTTCAGTTTTGTACGGTATATTCCTCTCGCTGGGAGCGGTTTTCCTGGAGGAGTACAACTTCAAGAAGTACGACAAGATATCGGATTATCTGCTTCTTGTGCTGTACGGAATTCTTGAAAACTTCGGATACAGACAGATTGTGACTGTATGGAGGTTTACAGCCTTTTTCAAGTACAGGAGAAATCACAAGGTATGGGGAGATATGAAGAGAAAGAAATTCACTCAAAGCTAG
- the thiD gene encoding bifunctional hydroxymethylpyrimidine kinase/phosphomethylpyrimidine kinase, translating into MIKKVLTIAGSDCSGGAGIQADIKTITVHKMYAMSVITALTAQNTTGVYDIAEVTPEFVAKQMDCILTDIAPDAVKIGMVANSEIIKVIAEKLSQYGARNIVVDPVMVSTSGHRLIDEEAEAALLEYLLPIGSVITPNIPEAEVLSETSIKNQDDMVEASKIISRKVNTTVLVKGGHLVSDASDLFFEDGRFSWYTSERIDNPNTHGTGCTLSAAIACNLASGKSLGESIKQAKAYLTGALRSNLDLGSGRGPLEHTYRLTVL; encoded by the coding sequence ATGATTAAGAAAGTTTTGACTATAGCAGGCTCTGACTGTAGTGGCGGTGCCGGCATTCAAGCGGATATAAAGACGATAACTGTGCACAAGATGTACGCCATGAGTGTCATAACTGCTTTGACTGCCCAAAATACCACTGGTGTATACGACATTGCGGAAGTGACACCTGAGTTTGTAGCGAAGCAAATGGACTGTATACTCACCGATATTGCTCCAGATGCTGTGAAAATCGGCATGGTTGCAAACAGTGAAATAATCAAGGTGATTGCAGAGAAGCTAAGCCAGTATGGTGCAAGAAATATCGTTGTGGATCCTGTAATGGTTTCCACAAGCGGACACAGGCTTATAGATGAAGAGGCCGAAGCGGCGTTACTCGAATACCTGCTGCCAATCGGGTCAGTTATCACCCCGAATATCCCAGAGGCGGAGGTCTTGTCTGAAACATCGATAAAAAATCAAGATGATATGGTCGAGGCGTCGAAAATAATAAGCAGAAAAGTAAATACGACTGTTCTAGTGAAAGGCGGACATCTAGTGAGCGATGCTTCTGACTTGTTTTTTGAAGATGGCAGATTCAGCTGGTACACTTCCGAAAGAATCGACAATCCCAACACGCATGGTACAGGATGCACACTGTCCGCTGCAATTGCTTGCAATTTGGCGAGCGGAAAATCGCTTGGCGAAAGCATAAAACAAGCGAAAGCGTATCTTACAGGGGCGCTGCGATCTAACCTGGATCTGGGAAGTGGCAGAGGGCCTCTAGAGCACACATATAGACTCACTGTATTATAG
- a CDS encoding FUSC family protein yields the protein MLKKITVNTAMFGGIIAFVNIFTAVFGSKNSIEGVTVLVSILVLMQKDLSRNPVRNLIKLVSLNLGLGAAAHVAGLSLWSGLVINFTAMAGLGYFLSSDLEKTAVVPFGLQYLFMLYAPVGGEDLVKRFAGLALGAVLVMLVQIAFRKKEGAIYSENSEGENSDKVRWAYAIRIGILTAISAFIVEFLNLSQGRWIVYSVFAITELYSECCRQRSLERLQGTAIGATVALLLFTIIESDTARTFIMLFMGYMDMYTRRYRDKIICVTVSVLASASLSGDVGLASIERLFYVAMGVGMALLANKFIFESKSSECGSGGFESVSV from the coding sequence ATGTTGAAAAAAATCACAGTCAATACAGCGATGTTCGGAGGCATTATAGCTTTCGTGAACATATTCACAGCTGTATTCGGATCAAAGAACAGCATAGAGGGTGTTACTGTCTTGGTGTCGATTCTTGTGTTGATGCAGAAGGATCTTTCGAGGAATCCAGTCAGGAACTTGATAAAGCTTGTATCCTTGAATCTAGGACTTGGAGCGGCGGCCCATGTTGCCGGACTTAGCCTATGGTCAGGCTTAGTCATAAACTTCACTGCAATGGCTGGGCTCGGATACTTCTTGAGCTCTGACCTTGAGAAGACAGCGGTAGTTCCTTTTGGTCTTCAGTACCTTTTTATGCTCTATGCTCCTGTAGGAGGAGAGGATCTTGTGAAGCGATTTGCAGGGCTTGCACTTGGAGCTGTTCTAGTTATGCTGGTTCAGATCGCTTTTCGAAAAAAAGAAGGAGCTATTTATTCGGAGAACTCAGAAGGTGAAAATTCAGACAAGGTAAGGTGGGCATATGCAATCAGGATAGGGATTCTAACTGCAATCTCAGCTTTTATAGTGGAATTTTTGAACCTAAGTCAAGGAAGGTGGATTGTGTACTCTGTTTTTGCCATAACGGAGCTTTACTCTGAATGTTGCAGGCAGAGGTCGCTTGAGCGACTTCAGGGCACGGCCATAGGAGCGACAGTTGCACTGCTGCTTTTTACAATTATAGAGAGTGACACGGCCAGAACTTTTATTATGCTGTTTATGGGCTATATGGACATGTACACAAGAAGATACAGAGACAAGATAATCTGCGTAACTGTTTCGGTTCTGGCTTCTGCATCTCTCTCAGGAGATGTAGGATTGGCCTCGATAGAGCGACTTTTCTACGTGGCTATGGGGGTTGGAATGGCACTACTGGCCAATAAATTCATATTTGAGAGTAAATCCTCCGAGTGCGGAAGCGGAGGATTTGAAAGTGTTTCGGTCTAG
- a CDS encoding response regulator transcription factor, with the protein MKKILVVDDSTLIVNVLKASLEYLGYAVESARDGREAIEKLADHKPDMMILDLMLPKMGGLEVIKKMHSLDYEYKRVPIIAMSTNDSDGYKKKSLSLGAKDFIKKPIDLQEVEAKILEHI; encoded by the coding sequence ATGAAGAAGATACTTGTTGTAGACGACTCTACACTTATTGTAAATGTGCTAAAGGCCAGCCTTGAGTATTTGGGTTATGCGGTGGAGTCGGCCAGGGATGGAAGAGAGGCTATTGAGAAGCTTGCAGACCACAAGCCTGACATGATGATACTGGATCTTATGCTGCCCAAGATGGGAGGACTGGAGGTCATAAAAAAGATGCATTCGCTTGACTATGAGTACAAAAGAGTTCCGATAATAGCCATGTCTACAAATGACTCAGACGGATACAAGAAAAAGAGCTTGAGTCTGGGCGCAAAAGACTTCATAAAAAAGCCTATAGACCTTCAGGAAGTAGAGGCTAAAATATTGGAGCATATTTAA
- the thiE gene encoding thiamine phosphate synthase yields MKFDKESMRLYAVTDRSWLNGRTLAMQVEEALRGGATCVQLREKKLCEEDFLREAFEIREICRKYSAPFFINDNIDIAIACESDGIHVGQGDMDAGEVRKLVGDNVILGVSVQTVEQAVEAEKNGADYVGVGAVFNTYTKSDADLVSHDTLKAICRAISVPVVAIGGIYKHNIMELKGSGIDGVALVSAIFSKEDIEKECRELKKLSEKAFGQ; encoded by the coding sequence ATGAAGTTCGATAAGGAGTCTATGAGACTTTATGCAGTTACAGACAGGTCCTGGCTTAACGGTAGGACTTTAGCGATGCAGGTGGAGGAGGCCTTGAGGGGCGGAGCTACATGCGTGCAGCTTAGGGAGAAAAAACTGTGCGAAGAAGATTTTCTAAGGGAAGCCTTTGAGATTAGAGAGATTTGCAGAAAATACAGCGCTCCATTTTTCATAAATGACAATATAGATATAGCTATAGCCTGCGAGTCGGACGGAATTCACGTTGGTCAAGGAGATATGGACGCTGGGGAAGTTCGAAAACTTGTAGGCGACAATGTGATCTTAGGCGTTTCAGTGCAGACCGTGGAACAGGCGGTTGAGGCTGAAAAAAACGGCGCAGATTACGTTGGAGTCGGAGCAGTATTCAACACCTATACAAAATCGGATGCGGATCTAGTATCACACGACACTTTAAAGGCCATATGCAGAGCGATTTCTGTACCGGTAGTTGCCATTGGAGGTATCTACAAGCACAATATCATGGAGCTGAAAGGCAGTGGCATTGACGGAGTTGCTCTTGTCTCAGCTATATTTTCAAAAGAGGATATTGAAAAAGAGTGCAGAGAGCTGAAGAAGCTGTCCGAGAAAGCATTTGGGCAGTGA
- the thiM gene encoding hydroxyethylthiazole kinase has product MLKRCFENVKNKSPLIHNITNYVTVNDCANILLACGGSPIMADYSGEIEEIASICNGLNINIGTLNEGTMLSMILAGKKSNKCNNPVLLDPVGAGASALRTETAHRLLEEVKFSVIRGNISEIKTLIDGTGSTSGVDASIDDVVTEENLDETVSFAKSFSAKTGAVIVITGAIDIVADSEKAYVIRNGHPMMSKITGTGCMLSAMTTAFIAANPENIIEATKASVAAMGLCGELAFERLSERDGNSTYHNYLIDEVYNLTAEKLESGARYEVR; this is encoded by the coding sequence ATGCTTAAAAGATGCTTTGAAAATGTAAAAAACAAGTCGCCGCTTATTCACAACATAACCAACTATGTAACCGTTAACGATTGCGCCAATATACTGCTCGCCTGTGGAGGATCCCCTATTATGGCGGATTACAGCGGTGAAATTGAGGAGATTGCATCCATTTGCAACGGGCTGAACATCAACATCGGTACGCTCAATGAAGGCACAATGCTTTCAATGATCCTAGCGGGTAAGAAGTCAAATAAGTGCAATAACCCTGTACTTCTCGACCCGGTAGGAGCAGGCGCATCCGCCTTGCGTACAGAGACAGCACACAGACTACTGGAAGAAGTCAAGTTTTCGGTAATTCGTGGAAATATTTCCGAGATTAAGACACTTATAGACGGTACAGGATCTACTTCAGGCGTAGACGCGAGCATTGACGACGTGGTTACAGAGGAAAATCTTGACGAAACTGTTTCATTTGCAAAAAGCTTTTCAGCAAAAACAGGTGCCGTCATTGTAATTACAGGGGCCATAGATATTGTCGCGGACAGTGAAAAAGCTTACGTAATAAGAAACGGTCATCCCATGATGAGCAAAATTACAGGCACGGGATGCATGCTGAGCGCCATGACAACTGCTTTCATAGCGGCAAATCCTGAAAATATAATAGAAGCTACTAAAGCTTCTGTTGCAGCGATGGGGCTTTGCGGAGAGCTTGCTTTTGAGAGGCTTTCGGAAAGGGACGGAAACTCAACTTACCACAACTATCTGATTGACGAGGTGTACAATCTGACGGCCGAAAAGCTGGAAAGTGGTGCTAGATATGAAGTTCGATAA
- a CDS encoding stalk domain-containing protein produces the protein MKKLRVSILLSLFSLFLVSSFASAEQSIKITFNGAEVRSDVPPVVMNGRTIVPVRAIFEKFGIEPIWNQKDKTVTAQRGDISIKLTLNSDIAEVNGEPKLLDQSVAAVNGRTLVPVRFVSETFGAGVEWNQSVKAVLIKTEEKYGNVVEMPFSDIFHRKFPFVGSYFVQGSILYDGEAKNGIADGSGTLYYSQSSSNHILYIGDFKENMMHGNGTLYYPGGVMAYTGGLQNDKLHGNGKLYFADKSLAYSGDFQNDNFHGFGIQYGNSNSIVYKGSFSQGLRHGQGILYDCKGRVLHNGVFVNGEPKK, from the coding sequence ATGAAAAAGCTTAGAGTCTCTATTTTATTGTCTCTATTCTCATTGTTTTTAGTTTCTTCATTCGCTTCAGCAGAACAAAGCATAAAGATCACTTTCAATGGTGCAGAAGTTCGATCTGATGTACCACCTGTAGTTATGAATGGAAGAACTATAGTTCCTGTAAGGGCTATATTCGAAAAGTTTGGCATTGAACCTATCTGGAATCAAAAAGACAAAACTGTCACAGCTCAAAGAGGAGATATATCCATAAAGCTCACCTTGAACTCTGATATAGCTGAGGTAAACGGTGAGCCAAAGCTTCTAGATCAGTCTGTTGCAGCTGTAAACGGCAGAACGCTGGTACCTGTGCGATTTGTTTCAGAAACATTTGGCGCAGGTGTGGAGTGGAATCAAAGTGTCAAAGCTGTTTTAATAAAAACAGAAGAGAAGTACGGAAATGTAGTTGAAATGCCTTTTTCTGATATTTTTCATCGCAAATTTCCTTTTGTCGGGTCTTACTTCGTCCAGGGATCAATCCTTTATGATGGTGAGGCTAAAAATGGAATAGCTGATGGCAGCGGAACGCTGTATTACAGTCAGAGCTCATCTAATCACATTCTTTACATTGGGGATTTCAAAGAAAATATGATGCATGGAAATGGAACTCTTTACTATCCAGGCGGAGTTATGGCCTATACCGGTGGACTCCAAAACGACAAGCTTCATGGAAACGGAAAGCTTTATTTTGCAGATAAGTCCTTAGCTTATTCAGGAGATTTCCAGAATGACAATTTCCATGGATTTGGGATTCAGTATGGCAATTCAAACAGTATAGTCTACAAAGGTAGCTTTTCACAAGGCTTGAGACATGGTCAAGGTATTCTTTACGACTGCAAAGGAAGAGTGCTCCACAACGGTGTATTTGTAAATGGAGAACCTAAAAAGTAG
- a CDS encoding HAD family hydrolase, with protein sequence MQRAEEAVRESIWAVKLLGAIFDLDGTILDSMFIWDRIGEDYLLRRGIAPEKGLSEKLKAMSLLDSANYYRENYGILDDVETIAEDINDMLFHFYAFEAELKSGVFQMLEHLRSAGVKMCIATATDRALVEVALRRIGISHYFGKILTCTEVGFGKSSPEIYNSALEYLDLDIEEVLVFEDAIHAVETAKNSGFKVVGVYDESSIDDQEEIKRLSDYYLKSFTERSFQYD encoded by the coding sequence GTGCAGAGAGCTGAAGAAGCTGTCCGAGAAAGCATTTGGGCAGTGAAGCTGTTGGGGGCGATTTTCGACCTTGACGGTACAATCCTAGACTCCATGTTCATATGGGACAGAATTGGCGAGGATTATTTGCTGAGAAGAGGGATTGCTCCGGAAAAAGGCTTGAGTGAAAAGCTAAAAGCCATGAGTCTTTTAGATTCTGCGAACTATTACAGGGAGAACTACGGGATTCTAGACGATGTAGAGACTATTGCAGAGGACATAAACGACATGCTTTTTCACTTCTATGCCTTTGAAGCTGAATTGAAAAGTGGTGTATTCCAGATGCTTGAGCATCTCAGATCAGCTGGGGTCAAGATGTGTATTGCAACGGCAACCGATCGAGCATTGGTGGAAGTGGCTCTTAGAAGGATAGGGATATCGCATTACTTCGGGAAGATACTCACCTGCACCGAAGTTGGTTTCGGAAAAAGCAGTCCAGAAATCTACAATTCGGCACTGGAATATCTCGACTTGGACATAGAGGAAGTACTGGTCTTCGAAGACGCTATTCATGCTGTTGAAACTGCTAAGAACTCGGGCTTTAAGGTGGTAGGAGTATACGACGAATCTTCGATAGACGATCAGGAAGAAATCAAAAGGCTGTCGGACTATTACTTAAAATCTTTTACAGAAAGGAGTTTTCAGTATGATTAA